The genomic stretch TATCTACCCTATGGTGAATTCCTGCGATCTCTGCCTCGCAAGCGGATGGCAGCCGGCGCATTGATACGAAATGATCACGGAAAAATCCTGCTGGTCAAACCTGTCTATAAAGGTGGCTGGAGTATTCCCGGTGGGGTGGTTGAAGCTGACGAAGCGCCCAAAACGGCCTGCATCCGTGAGATCCGGGAGGAATTGGGGCTGGCATTGGCGATCAACAGGTTATTGGTGGTGGATTACAACTCACCGCATGGTGAAAAGACCGAATCGCTGATGTTCAT from Chloroflexota bacterium encodes the following:
- a CDS encoding NUDIX hydrolase, translated to MKYLPYGEFLRSLPRKRMAAGALIRNDHGKILLVKPVYKGGWSIPGGVVEADEAPKTACIREIREELGLALAINRLLVVDYNSPHGEKTESLMFIFDGGYISEDDIAGITLQDGELEAFDFFTPDALPGLMSRSLRRRILVALGQENAQGGIYLEDQEYC